One genomic region from Drosophila subpulchrella strain 33 F10 #4 breed RU33 chromosome 2R, RU_Dsub_v1.1 Primary Assembly, whole genome shotgun sequence encodes:
- the LOC119551920 gene encoding putative odorant-binding protein A5, with the protein MLVSCQKISPVKRLVTELKKHHVIPRLLACKPTEVITVLYPCDIDIKPGVTIVINEVLRRPIIRYKADPERFYTLMMVDLDVPPDNYSEWLIWMVGNIPGCDVALGQTIAAYDNRRAMEGENIHRIVFLAFQQYLELDFDEVLIREDEDGRRCNFNCHKFARKYALGNPIAANFYLVEWVFRWTPTFLSLEME; encoded by the coding sequence ATGCTGGTGAGTTGCCAGAAGATCAGTCCAGTGAAGAGACTGGTCACGGAGCTCAAGAAGCACCACGTTATCCCGCGACTGCTGGCCTGCAAGCCCACGGAAGTGATCACCGTGCTCTATCCCTGCGACATCGACATCAAGCCGGGCGTTACGATAGTGATCAACGAGGTGCTCCGCCGGCCGATTATCCGGTACAAGGCCGACCCGGAGCGGTTCTACACGCTGATGATGGTCGACCTGGATGTGCCGCCGGACAACTACTCGGAGTGGCTCATCTGGATGGTGGGCAACATTCCGGGGTGCGACGTGGCCCTGGGTCAGACGATTGCCGCATACGACAACCGGCGGGCCATGGAGGGCGAAAACATCCATCGAATCGTCTTCCTGGCCTTCCAGCAGTACCTGGAGCTGGACTTCGACGAGGTCCTTATTCGCGAGGACGAGGATGGGCGTCGCTGCAACTTCAATTGCCACAAGTTCGCACGAAAGTACGCCCTGGGCAACCCGATCGCTGCCAACTTCTATCTTGTGGAATGGGTTTTTCGATGGACACCGACGTTTCTGAGTTTGGAAATGGAATAA